Proteins encoded by one window of Pelecanus crispus isolate bPelCri1 chromosome 8, bPelCri1.pri, whole genome shotgun sequence:
- the LOC142594174 gene encoding protocadherin gamma-A10-like gives MCAAGRRRVRRERALLWCVLVAAWEAAWGQLRYSVPEEMPKGSFVGDVAKDLGLELPALRHGGVHVVSEGRTQYFTLHGRTGHLVTAERIDREQLCERVTQCVLRCEVIVEGEMKVYGIEVEITDINDNAPSFRKAETELRMSETTAPGSRFPLAEAHDPDVGPNSLQSYELSGDEHFSLAVQAGPGGDERPELVVAKALDREEAAFHELVLRASDGGEPARTGTARIRVAVLDANDNAPVFSQAEYAVRVPEDVPVGSALVTLTATDADDGLNGDVKYSLKKITEKASQIFQLDSETGAITLLRSLDFEEGDSYELEVQAEDGGGLFDTAKVSITVTDVNDNAPQISVRSSVSAISEDAPAGTVVALLHVQDRDSGANGEVRCSIAERLPFRLEKSFEDYYRVVTARELDREEVAEYNVTVRAADGGSPALWSSAVLALRVLDVNDNAPVFAEARYSARLPENNAAGALVLTVRAADADWGQNARVRYRLSEGRVRGAPLSSYVSVQAETGALYALRSFDYEEVREVGLWVRAEDGGAPALSSNVSVRLVIVDENDNAPQVLYPPPAPAPGAGWAGVELAPRSAEPGALVAKVVAVDADAGQNAWLSYELAKATEPGLFRVGLHSGEVRTARFALARDAARQSLVVVVKDHGRPALSATATLTVVLAESVAELLSELGSAAAAAAAAAPGEPAGSLTRWLVVAVAAVSCLFLAFLLLLLALRLRRWRRSQLLAAGSGALRGVPASHFVGIDGVRAFLHSYSHEVSLTADSRKSQLRLSAGSCCDTLPARPPPDEPAPLLGEDPAGARRADPAAPPILFLCAYYS, from the coding sequence atgtgcgcggcggggaggcgccGGGTCCGGCGGGAGCGAGCCCTGCTGTGGTGCGTCCTGGTGGCGGCGTGGGAGGCGGCGTGGGGGCAGCTGCGGTACTCGGTTCCCGAGGAGATGCCGAAGGGCTCGTTCGTGGGCGACGTGGCCaaggacctggggctggagctgccggCGCTCCGCCACGGCGGCGTCCACGTTGTCTCCGAAGGTAGGACGCAGTATTTCACCCTGCACGGCAGGACGGGACATTTAGTGACGGCGGAGAGGATAGACAGAGAGCAGCTGTGCGAGAGGGTAACGCAATGCGTGCTGCGGTGTGAGGTGATAGTGGAGGGGGAAATGAAGGTTTATGGAATCGAAGTGGAAATCACGGACATTAACGACAACGCGCCCAGCTTCCGAAAGGCAGAAACGGAGCTGAGAATGAGCGAGACGACAGCGCCGGGGTCGCGGTTTCCCCTGGCCGAGGCTCACGACCCGGACGTGGGTCCGAATTCCCTGCAGAGCTACGAGCTGAGCGGCGACGAGCACTTCTCGCTGGCCGTGCAGGCGGGCCCCGGCGGGGATGAGCGTCCCGAGCTGGTGGTGGCGAAGGCGCTGGACCGGGAGGAGGCGGCGTTTCACGAGCTGGTGCTGAGGGCGAGCGACGGCGGAGAGCCGGCGCGCACGGGCACGGCGCGGATCCGCGTGGCGGTGCTGGACGCGAACGACAACGCGCCCGTGTTCAGCCAGGCGGAGTACGCGGTGCGTGTGCCGGAGGACGTGCCCGTGGGCTCCGCCCTCGTCACCCTCACGGCCACCGACGCCGACGACGGGCTGAACGGCGACGTGAAATACTCGCTGAAGAAAATCACAGAGAAAGCCTCGCAGATTTTCCAGCTGGACAGCGAGACGGGAGCGATCACGCTGCTGCGGAGCTTGGACTTCGAGGAAGGCGACTCGTACGAACTGGAGGTGCAGGCAGAAGACGGCGGGGGTCTTTTCGACACGGCGAAAGTCTCGATCACGGTGACAGACGTCAACGACAACGCGCCGCAGATTTCGGTGCGGTCGTCGGTGAGCGCGATCTCTGAGGACGCCCCGGCGGGGACGGTGGTGGCCCTGCTGCACGTGCAGGACCGCGACTCGGGGGCGAACGGCGAGGTGCGGTGCAGCATCGCCGAGCGCCTCCCGTTCCGGCTGGAGAAGTCCTTCGAGGACTACTACCGCGTGGTGACGGCGAGGGAGCTGGACCGGGAGGAGGTGGCGGAATACAACGTGACGGTGCGGGCGGCGGACGGCGGGTCGCCGGCGCTGTGGAGCAGCGCGGTGCTGGCGCTGCGGGTGCTGGACGTGAACGACAACGCGCCGGTGTTCGCGGAGGCGCGCTACAGCGCCCGGCTGCCCGAGAACAACGCGGCGGGCGCGCTGGTGCTGACGGTGCGGGCGGCGGACGCGGACTGGGGGCAGAACGCGCGCGTGCGGTACCGGCTGTCGGAGGGGCGGGTGCGGGGCGCGCCGCTCTCGTCCTACGTGTCGGTGCAGGCGGAGACGGGCGCGCTGTACGCGCTGCGCTCCTTCGACTACGAGGAGGTGCGCgaggtggggctgtgggtgcgggCGGAGGACGGCGGCGCGCCGGCGCTGAGCAGCAACGTGTCGGTGCGGCTCGTGATCGTGGACGAGAACGACAACGCGCCGCAGGTGCTGTacccgccgccggcgccggcgCCGGGCGCGGGCTGGGCGGGCGTGGAGCTGGCGCCGCGCTCGGCGGAGCCCGGGGCGCTGGTGGCCAAGGTGGTGGCGGTGGACGCGGACGCGGGGCAGAACGCGTGGCTGTCGTACGAGCTGGCCAAGGCGACGGAGCCGGGGCTGTTCCGCGTGGGGCTGCACAGCGGCGAGGTGCGCACGGCGCGCTTCGCGCTGGCCCGCGACGCGGCGCGGCAGagcctggtggtggtggtgaaggacCACGGGCGGCCGGCGCTGTCGGCCACGGCCACGCTGACGGTGGTGCTGGCCGAGAGCGTGGCCGAGCTGCTGTCGGAGctgggcagcgcggcggcggcggcggcggcggcagcgccgggcgaGCCGGCCGGCAGCCTGACGCGGTGGCTGGTGGTGGCCGTGGCGGCCGTGTCCTGCCTCTTCCTcgccttcctgctgctgctgctggcgctgcgCCTGCGGCGCTGGCGCCGCTCGCAGCtgctggcggcgggcagcggcgcctTGCGCGGCGTCCCGGCCTCGCACTTCGTGGGCATCGACGGCGTCCGCGCCTTCCTGCACTCCTACTCGCACGAGGTGTCGCTCACCGCCGACTCGCGCAAGAGCCAGCTCCGCCTGTCGGCCGGCAGCTGCTGCGACAccctcccggcccggccgccgcccgaCGAGCCCGCGCCGCTGCTCGGGGAGGACCCTGCCGGCGCCCGCCGCGCGgaccccgccgctccgccg